Proteins encoded by one window of Pseudanabaenaceae cyanobacterium SKYG29:
- the rpmG gene encoding 50S ribosomal protein L33 encodes MAKNKGVRIIITLECTECRTNTNKRSPGVSRYTTMKNRRNTSGRLELKKYCPYCNKHTVHKEIK; translated from the coding sequence ATGGCAAAGAACAAGGGCGTTAGGATCATCATCACGTTGGAGTGTACGGAATGTCGCACCAACACCAATAAGCGATCGCCAGGGGTCTCCCGCTATACCACGATGAAAAATCGCCGTAATACCTCCGGGCGACTAGAATTAAAAAAATACTGCCCTTATTGCAATAAACACACTGTGCATAAGGAAATTAAGTAG
- a CDS encoding RDD family protein, translating into MFDLEPAYTRLRLGLVGQRIFAFAIDFFAVSFVAQFIEAFFNIQGGARLLVFTMVWGFNRVFFASGNQSQSWGHFALSLKVVDMYNGRPVGAIELARREGVIFVPLFFLVLSLQSFNYQSALPLFLSLPLVVDIAFAFADNTKKQALHDRFAQTIVILTKRGLALDQRLANLSRTLDRNRRRLLQDEYYQPPRRQRAYREEEYERRRRRY; encoded by the coding sequence ATGTTTGACCTGGAGCCTGCCTACACACGTTTACGCCTAGGGTTGGTAGGGCAGAGGATTTTTGCCTTTGCCATTGACTTTTTCGCTGTCAGTTTTGTTGCCCAATTCATCGAAGCGTTTTTTAACATCCAAGGGGGGGCAAGACTGCTGGTCTTTACCATGGTATGGGGCTTCAATCGCGTCTTCTTTGCCTCTGGCAATCAGTCCCAAAGTTGGGGTCATTTTGCCCTCAGTCTCAAGGTTGTCGATATGTACAACGGTAGACCAGTGGGGGCGATCGAGTTAGCTCGCCGCGAGGGGGTGATTTTCGTACCCCTCTTCTTTTTGGTCCTGTCCCTTCAGAGTTTTAACTACCAATCTGCTTTACCTTTATTCCTTTCCCTACCCCTGGTAGTAGATATTGCTTTCGCCTTTGCTGACAATACTAAAAAACAGGCACTCCACGATCGGTTCGCCCAGACCATAGTTATCCTGACTAAGCGGGGGTTAGCCCTAGACCAAAGGCTAGCCAACTTGAGTCGTACCTTGGACAGGAACAGAAGGCGATTGCTGCAGGATGAATACTACCAGCCCCCTCGTCGCCAACGGGCTTACCGTGAGGAGGAATATGAACGCCGCCGTAGACGTTACTAG